The following nucleotide sequence is from Gloeomargarita sp. SKYB120.
TTCTATGGCTAAAAACGTTTAGCTTGGCATAGAATAGGGCTAATGAGTTCATAGAGGTTTTTCATGTCTAAGCCTTACAGCACAGACCTGCGTCAGAAAGCCATTGAAGCGGTCTTGGGGGGTGCAACGCTCGTCGAAGTGAGCCAGATGTTCAACGTCGGGTATCGCACGTTACAACGTTGGCTCAAACAATGGTCTGAAACCGGTGATTGTTTACCAAAAGGGGCATAGTCATAAATTTTGCAAGTTTGTCGAGGCAAATCCCAGTCTGACCCAGAAGGAAATGGCGGCTAGTATGACAATTTGCAGAGAGCTTAATCCTACCAAGAACAAGATGAGCAGGAGCAGAATGAAGGATGTAAAGCC
It contains:
- a CDS encoding helix-turn-helix domain-containing protein encodes the protein MSKPYSTDLRQKAIEAVLGGATLVEVSQMFNVGYRTLQRWLKQWSETGDCLPKGA